One region of Drosophila kikkawai strain 14028-0561.14 chromosome 2R, DkikHiC1v2, whole genome shotgun sequence genomic DNA includes:
- the LOC108076192 gene encoding arginine kinase-like isoform X2 — protein sequence MEGNRNEFFNEIIGNIDDIFVPDDLHSARRELQDGEISRTLERCYSVISESGKLLSGTTASALAHRKPLSASSLQLSVTSYLSRFLKRGVYEKIKRRQTRLDHNLFDVLWPAMRKTSKARHLEEDINCGIIAPDFDVFVVFQEFLVPLLKDMHCLSIDADFKPQPRLAYFPMDNGERLNTAAFVFDDESLLVTRCLVEASRNLDQLELPLNLTIGQLEQAERLMMGKIFTTNFADAIGESDSGNYYTLTELLETDSEVAMMLSSLGLMIPLLDTKDLVQAAESTAFNGALWPYGRGVFVNSAHNLAVWLNCQEHLRVISTTSSKDPADMGAAYTRVGRAISYLETQLHFKESYLLGYLQSRPSYLGTGLKMTAIVKLPNLMKEMDNLRHLCSVRGLSMVTNRLSKLTVRLVNMQSMGVVEYVLFQDYCTAVTNILSLEKDMSLTNSKHIATMLVKIFRRKKNSIVDRN from the exons ATGGAGGGAAATCGCAATGAATTTTTCAATGAAATCATTGGCAATATCGATGACATATTCG TTCCCGACGACCTGCACAGTGCTCGACGGGAGCTGCAGGATGGCGAGATATCCAGGACCTTGGAGCGTTGCTACAGCGTCATTTCGGAGTCAGGCAAGCTGCTGAGTGGCACCACGGCCTCGGCTTTGGCCCACCGGAAGCCGCTGAGTGCCTCCTCGCTGCAGCTGTCGGTGACCAGCTACCTGAGCCGCTTCCTCAAACGCGGTGTCTATGAGAAGATCAAGCGTCGCCAGACCCGACTCGATCACAATCTCTTCGATGTCCTGTGGCCCGCCATGCGGAAAACATCAAAGGCTCGCCATTTGGAGGAGGATATTAACTGCGGGATTATAGCACCTGATTTCGATGTGTTTGTGGTGTTCCAGGAGTTCCTGGTGCCGCTGCTAAAGGATATGCATTGCTTGAGCATCGATGCTGACTTTAAGCCCCAGCCTCGACTGGCTTACTTTCCAATGGACAATGGCGAGAGGCTCAACACGGCGGCTTTTGTGTTCGACGACGAGTCCCTGCTGGTTACCCGCTGTCTAGTGGAGGCCTCGAGGAATTTGGATCAACTGGAGCTGCCGTTGAACCTAACAATTGGCCAGCTAGAGCAGGCGGAACGCCTGATGATGGGCAAGATATTCACGACGAACTTTGCTGATGCCATAGGAGAATCGGACTCGGGGAACTACTATACCTTGACCGAGCTCCTGGAGACCGACTCGGAGGTGGCCATGATGCTGAGCAGCCTGGGCCTGATGATTCCCCTGCTGGACACCAAGGATCTGGTGCAGGCTGCCGAGTCCACGGCTTTCAATGGAGCCCTGTGGCCCTATGGCCGGGGAGTATTCGTTAATTCGGCCCACAACTTGGCCGTTTGGCTGAATTGCCAGGAACACTTAAGGGTGATctccaccaccagcagcaagGATCCCGCGGACATGGGAGCTGCCTACACGAGAGTGGGCCGTGCCATAAGCTATTTGGAGACGCAGCTGCACTTCAAGGAGAGCTACCTGCTGGGGTATCTGCAGTCGAGGCCCAGCTACTTGGGCACCGGCCTCAAGATGACCGCCATTGTGAAGCTGCCGAATCTGATGAAGGAGATGGACAACCTGCGGCACCTGTGCTCCGTCCGAGGATTGAGCATGGTAACCAACCGCCTCTCGAAGCTCACCGTGCGCCTTGTAAATATGCAGAGCATGGGCGTGGTGGAGTACGTGCTGTTCCAGGACTACTGCACGGCAGTCACGAACATCCTGTCGCTGGAGAAGGACATGTCGCTGACCAACTCCAAGCACATTGCCACCATGCTGGTAAAGATCTTCAGGCGCAAGAAGAACAGCATCGTGGACCGCAATTAG
- the LOC108076192 gene encoding uncharacterized protein isoform X1, whose protein sequence is MPMNGQAGGQNGRKRRDNEDFSVKLSTIRIWMHEKDIGKLTRILWAGQGNRLSQQASNNGRVKRFLAAVPHVMNAIKDLHQAVIDNNLENVQSLLEPPVPSALVTCKDGNGLNVIHKAAGLGHTKILEYLVGIWPEGAHETDITGKTSLHWAASAKNNMRCYTLLTQAGCDEEAVDYKMKTPSYYRHKPHEIERAFLVYVPDAPRVSPDSVTDWEALSDEAGGDSVAGGDSSSKKLDMKAAPMGNGRKSLDDSLENTSELDTNDGTSANEDDDLSKADAEPEVEAIASPLQRRPETPGTFNTINGNGNGDHDGDDSSEAENIARAISADEGEGEVAEENGGEDAAILENGNGHEAEVEQNKEESQAEEDELPTEEQPEESATESEIEGNKKTEVEQEPEVELEEAAQEKPAEDQDEEEPEEPEEPEDVAIESNDVETQNEDDKENENDNENVDDDDEDVIASDSKEGKPLAEGGAAEPQEEDGSESLTSAMAIEGFVQGAPEDYTVQSQTAVDEDTRIQGIVESGDLEQLAEIVLNGDGGRLMGLKSPEPEIQAFLNNVPSYMEKIHRVHDAARDGGLLALQQALDRRKFAIAKDDISPNGSTALHVAVLFGHTDIVRYLASRFPETMTITDNDGRTPLHYAATIKDNGHFYHMLLQMGANPKSLDKLGHSAEFYLDRDKAKNILNYTELLNIFGAEELENQLLNDQGQAQPVSFQANPIFKTEQGKYLADSLADPLIKALTEIANKRPRDPVAYLTNYLQHFMGERKPMTEVQVHSGSSKTSTNSTSTLAMAKANSTRNGPGPTNADLIELDARSFVEEEDAEGALAVQHLEERDEHGQSMLHFACARSHRRGALYTLIEESGIDITYRDELYRTARDVSLQANQPNNAAEIDRYILAQAVIGDVEPFEQLALQGYDHILDVEDESGQSIIDVVQSRQNDALSEFLGNLRGLEETREELHQMIRDNNMERVMELTAVANAKWLVKTKNYYGRTALHIAVLKESEEMVQHLVKICPETLKITDNLERTVLHYAMGTNALESVSRILIQNGAKRTAKDLKGRQPSYYFINKADILRLQEEEEESR, encoded by the exons ATGCCGATGAATGGACAGGCAGGCGGACAAAATGGACGCAAGCGTCGCGATAATGAAG ATTTCTCGGTGAAGCTATCCACCATTCGGATCTGGATGCACGAGAAGGACATCGGCAAGCTCACTCGCATTTTGTGGGCGGGCCAAGGGAATCGCCTCAGCCAGCAGGCCAGCAACAATGGGCGGGTGAAGCGCTTCCTGGCCGCCGTTCCCCATGTCATG AATGCCATCAAGGATCTGCATCAGGCTGTCATAGATAACAATCTGGAGAATGTGCAGTCGCTTTTGGAGCCACCGGTGCCTAGTGCCTTGGTCACCTGCAAGGATGGCAACGGCCTCAATGTGATTCACAAGGCCGCTGGCCTGGGACACACCAAGATCCTGGAGTATCTGGTGGGCATTTGGCCGGAGGGTGCCCACGAGACGGACATCACAGGCAAGACATCGCTCCACTGGGCCGCCAGTGCCAAGAACAACATGCGATGCTACACCCTGCTCACCCAAGCGGGTTGCGATGAGGAGGCCGTGGACTAT AAAATGAAGACACCTTCATACTATCGCCACAAGCCGCACGAAATCGAGCGGGCCTTCCTGGTTTATGTGCCGGATGCGCCGCGTGTCTCACCCGACAGCGTCACCGATTGGGAGGCCTTGAGTGATGAGGCTGGCGGTGACAGTGTCGCGGGCGGGGATTCCAGCTCCAAG AAACTGGACATGAAGGCGGCGCCGATGGGGAATGGTCGCAAATCGCTGGACGACAGCCTTGAGAACACCTCGGAGCTGGACACCAACGATGG TACGAGTGCCAATGAGGATGACGATCTGTCCAAGGCGGATGCAGAGCCGGAAGTGGAGGCCATTGCTTCGCCATTGCAGCGCCGACCGGAAACGCCGGGCACCTTCAACACGATCAATGGCAACGGCAATGGCGATCACGATGGCGATGACAGCAGCGAGGCGGAG AATATTGCAAGAGCTATAAGCGCAGACGAAGGCGAAGGCGAAGTGGCTGAGGAGAACGGAGGCGAAGATGCAGCGATCCTGGAGAATGGCAATGGTCACGAGGCGGAAGTGGAGCAGAATAAGGAGGAGTCTCAGGCAGAGGAGGATGAGTTGCCAACTGAAGAGCAACCCGAAGAGTCGGCTACAGAGAGTGAGATAGAAGGAAACAAAAAGACTGAAGTTGAACAGGAACCGGAAGTGGAGCTAGAAGAGGCTGCTCAGGAGAAGCCTGCGGAGGATCAGGATGAGGAGGAACCCGAGGAACCCGAGGAACCAGAGGACGTGGCTATCGAAAGTAATGATGTGGAGACCCAAAACGAGGACgataaagaaaatgaaaacgatAACGAGAACGTTGATGACGACGATGAG GATGTAATAGCTTCGGACAGCAAGGAGGGCAAACCGCTGGCGGAGGGAGGAGCAGCCGAGCCGCAGGAGGAGGATGGCAGTGAGTCCCTGACATCAGCCATGGCCATCGAGGGCTTCGTCCAGGGAGCACCCGAGGATTATACAGTTCAGTCTCAAACTGCAGTTGATGAA GATACACGCATCCAGGGGATCGTCGAGTCCGGCGACCTGGAGCAGCTGGCCGAGATCGTGTTGAACGGCGATGGGGGGCGCCTGATGGGGCTGAAGTCGCCGGAGCCGGAAATACAGGCCTTTCTCAACAACGTGCCCAGCTATATG GAGAAAATCCATCGCGTGCACGACGCGGCACGTGACGGCGGCCTGCTGGCACTGCAGCAGGCACTGGATCGCCGGAAGTTTGCCATTGCAAAGGACGACATATCGCCCAACGGCTCCACGGCCCTGCACGTGGCCGTGCTCTTTGGCCACACGG ACATCGTTCGGTACTTGGCCTCCCGTTTCCCGGAGACCATGACGATTACGGATAATGACGGACGCACGCCGCTTCATTACGCAGCCACAATTAAGGACAACGGTCACTTCTACCACATGCTTCTGCAAATGGGCGCCAATCCCAAATCGCTGGACAAG CTGGGCCACTCGGCCGAGTTTTACCTGGACAGGGACAAGGCGAAAAACATACTCAACTACACCGAGCTGCTCAACATTTTCGGGGCCGAGGAACTGGAGAACCAGTTGCTCAACGACCAGG GTCAGGCGCAGCCGGTGAGCTTTCAGGCCAATCCAATCTTCAAGACGGAGCAGGGCAAATACCTGGCTGATT CTCTCGCTGATCCTCTAATCAAGGCTCTCACCGAAATAGCCAACAAGCGGCCCCGCGACCCGGTGGCCTACCTGACCAACTACCTCCAGCACTTCATGGGCGAGCGCAAGCCAATGACCGAGGTCCAGGTCCACTCGGGAAGCAGCAAGACCAGCACGAATTCCACCTCCACCCTGGCTATGGCCAAAGCGAACAGCACCAGAAATGGTCCTGGCCCAACCAATGCCGATCTCATAGAGCTGGACGCTCGCTCCTtcgtggaggaggaggatgccGAGGGCGCCCTGGCAGTGCAGCACTTGGAAGAGCGGGATGAACATGGCCAGAGTATGCTGCACTTTGCCTGCGCCAGATCCCATCGAAGGGGAGCTCTCTACACGCTCATCGAGGAGTCGGGCATAGATATCACCTACCGAGATGAGCTTTATAGAACAGCAAGAGATGTCTCGCTGCAGGCCAATCAGCCCAACAATGCGGCGGAGATCGATCGCTATATCCTAGCTCAGGCTGTTATTG GCGACGTGGAACCCTTTGAGCAACTCGCCTTGCAAGGCTACGATCACATCCTGGATGTGGAAGACGAAAGCGGTCAGTCTATTATTGATGTTGTTCAGTCCCGGCAGAACGATGCCCTCTCCGAGTTCCTAGGTAATCTGCGAGGCTTGGAGGAGACCCGCGAGGAACTGCATCAAATGATCAGAGACAACAATATGGAACGTGTGATGGAACTAACTGCTGTTGCCAATGCCAAGTGGTTGGTCAAGACCAAGAACTACTATG GTCGAACCGCCCTGCACATAGCGGTGCTGAAGGAGTCAGAGGAAATGGTGCAGCATCTCGTAAAGATCTGCCCTGAGACTTTGAAGATCACCGATAAT CTGGAACGTACTGTCCTGCACTATGCCATGGGCACCAATGCTCTGGAGAGCGTCAGCCGGATTCTGATACAAAACGGAGCCAAGCGAACGGCCAAGGATCTGAAGGGAAGGCAGCCAAGCTACTACTTTATCAACAAGGCGGACATACTGCGtctgcaggaggaggaggaggagagccGCTGA
- the stl gene encoding A disintegrin and metalloproteinase with thrombospondin motifs adt-1, which produces MSVAASAIGHCRLALIVLTTLWLLIDADAYASATRPKSVNIELRRKRSLHYNGIELDENALLGELREHERALIFGSRSRGEALEFKLVHLAQQEEHTPEENDQEGNPPRGRQRRSLPAEQQDDDDDDDSEAVEARLQLHQSPQLIDDAFIFIRRTENGTQFVDHSPQLLKRLEQCFYRSPAAALDLCEPGSVRGVFQQNASDFLIQPLPSRFGSGAHVLYEARVDRSGSGGVSSRRINDGTPPPLDSQLQFEPDAEEFNEPRRRLRAQTPLRLRFQPRHHHPHHNHHHHSESRHRRRTRRYIGNPPRSRWSDIPDELFIETAIFVDSDLYAHMQHNFPTDTEGKVISFVLAMINGVQLLYHHPTLGRRINFVLKRLEIWKPRDPPGLSRSRDVDKYLNTFCKWQEKMNPYSDADPLHYDHALVLTGMDLVTFENGKANSQVVGMATVNGMCTSIYSCTINEAKHFESVFVVAHEIGHNLGMRHDAKEISCDPTMHIMSPKLGSGKVTWSKCSRTYLEDFLQDPQAECLFDRGQFVANLDHSAGGILPGERFNANQQCMLRFGKDFKQASSQSRMEICRDLHCRQDGLPWTSHPALEGTECGDNMWCRGGTCEARSRKSWTHENVAEPTHEKIIRHDPNRIPSLLHEYNPLGNELPGLPSNWGEWSEPSACESSCLYGQSHRLLEGSTGLRTFNRSCLNFPSRCMGRDLKFVTCPSAQCHKVPLQTIGDFATRVCLQARKSDPELTGEGQQLSTTLEESCKIFCRTRSNGTKSRRWIFPDGTSCRSKQHKPEDITYCIAGRCERFSCDNSTSNFFKMDSDFCERKSGRPVRDSSDQESRQETTNKRYAERQQGITPRSPHENEVSKGIPRGNHISAPPAPYKRRPYPKPYPPEISRPPPPASASLIAIDRSSSQESEWMGHPGCHSNCMTDSKGVQGVTSRLTGVESIRLCSYRVQPCERLQTAAEFAEQTCARYRSKVRGLSGRGAQIWPSIDEPDRSCRVGCQDEYIKYRYYLVNGRNGQFPLGTRCSQVGKRYCVYGRCLEFGDDDLPLEKTHISLGRLRSRRRRSMAFNDILNITQNLEETHLDIFDENNEFTPPIHVSADELSSNSQ; this is translated from the exons CTGGACGAGAATGCTCTACTGGGCGAGCTGAGGGAACACGAGAGGGCCCTGATCTTTGGCTCACGATCTAGGGGAGAGG CACTCGAATTTAAGCTCGTGCACTTGGCACAGCAGGAGGAGCATACACCGGAGGAGAATGACCAGGAGGGTAACCCCCCAAGAGGACGTCAGCGCCGCAGCTTGCCAGCAGAACAACAAG acgatgatgatgatgatgactccGAGGCAGTGGAGGCCAGGTTGCAGCTGCACCAGTCGCCGCAGCTGATTGACGACGCCTTCATCTTCATCCGGCGCACCGAAAATGGGACACAGTTTGTGGATCATTCGCCGCAGCTGCTCAAGCGCCTGGAGCAATGCTTCTACCGGAGTCCAGCAGCTGCTCTGGATCTCTGCGAGCCGGGAAGTGTG CGTGGCGTGTTCCAGCAGAATGCCAGCGACTTTTTGATCCAACCGCTTCCCTCGCGCTTCGGCAGCGGCGCCCATGTGCTTTACGAGGCGCGGGTGGACAGGAGCGGCTCTGGTGGGGTGTCGTCAAGGCGGATTAATGACGGGACGCCGCCACCGTTAGACAGTCAGTTGCAGTTCGAGCCCGATGCGGAGGAGTTCAACGAACCGAGGAGGCGTCTGCGAGCACAGACGCCGCTGAGATTGCGCTTTCAGCCACGACACCATCATCCGCATCATAATCATCATCACCACTCGGAGTCAAGGCATCGGAGGAGGACGCGTCGGTACATAGGGAATCCACCGCGCTCCCGCTGGTCGGATATTCCGGATGAGCTCTTCATCGAAACGGCCATCTTCGTGGACAGCGATCTCTATGCGCACATGCAGCACAATTTTCCCACCGACACGGAAGGCAAAGTGATTAGCTTTGTCCTGGCCATGATCAATGGAGTGCAGCTACTCTACCACCATCCCACGCTGGGTCGTCGCATCAACTTTGTGCTAAAACGCCTGGAAATATGGAAACCAAGGGATCCACCGGGATTATCTCGCTCCAGGGATGTGGACAAATATTTGAATACCTTTTGCAAGTGGCAGGAGAAAATGAATCCCTACTCCGATGCCGATCCCTTGCATTATGATCATGCTCTGGTCCTCACCGGAATGGATCTGGTGACCTTTGAAAACGGCAAAGCCAATAGCCAAGTGGTGGGCATGGCCACAGTCAATGGCATGTGCACCTCGATTTACTCCTGCACGATCAACGAAGCCAAGCACTTTGAGAGCGTCTTTGTGGTGGCCCACGAAATTGGACACAA CTTGGGCATGAGACACGATGCCAAGGAGATCAGCTGCGATCCCACCATGCATATTATGTCGCCCAAATTGGGCAGTGGCAAGGTCACCTGGTCCAAATGCTCAAGGACTTATTTGGAGGACTTTCTTCA ggATCCCCAGGCTGAGTGCCTCTTTGATCGCGGTCAGTTTGTGGCCAACTTGGATCATTCTGCTGGTGGAATCCTACCAGGTGAACGCTTCAATGCCAATCAGCAGTGTATGCTACGTTTTGGCAAGGACTTTAAGCAGGCCAGCAGTCAAAGCAGGATGGAGATATGTAGAGATCTGCACTGCCGGCAGGATGGATTGCCTTGGACCTCGCATCCGGCACTGGAGGGCACCGAGTGTGGGGATAATATG TGGTGTCGTGGCGGTACCTGCGAGGCTCGCTCCCGCAAATCCTGGACTCACGAGAACGTGGCCGAGCCCACGCACGAGAAGATCATCCGGCATGATCCTAACAGGATACCATCGCTGCTGCATGAATATAATCCGCTGGGAAACGAGCTGCCTGGATTACCTTCAAACTGGGGCGAATGGAGCGAGCCGAGTGCCTGTGAGTCGAGTTGCTTGTACGGCCAGTCTCATCGCCTTCTGGAGGGCAGCACTGGACTAAGGACCTTTAACCGCAGTTGCTTGAATTTCCCATCTCGCTGCATGGGAAGGGATCTAAAGTTTGTGACCTGTCCCTCGGCCCAGTGCCACAAGGTGCCGCTCCAGACAATCGGGGACTTTGCCACTAGGGTGTGCCTGCAGGCGAGGAAATCCGATCCGGAGCTCACCGGCGAGGGTCAGCAGCTGAGCACTACGCTGGAGGAGTCATGCAAAATCTTCTGCCGCACCAGGAGCAATGGCACCAAGTCGCGCCGCTGGATCTTTCCCGATGGCACATCCTGTCGGTCGAAGCAACACAAACCGGAGGATATTACCTATTGCATTGCTGGGCGTTGTGAGCGCTTTTCCTGCGACAACTCCACCTCGAATTTCTTCAAAATGGACAGTGACTTTTGCGAGAGGAAGTCTGGGCGTCCGGTAAGGGATTCCTCGGATCAGGAGAGCAGGCAGGAGACCACCAACAAGCGGTATGCAGAGCGGCAGCAGGGAATCACGCCAAGAAGTCCACATGAGAATG AGGTATCAAAGGGCATTCCTCGTGGCAACCACATCAGTGCACCACCTGCGCCTTATAAGCGAAGGCCCTACCCAAAGCCTTATCCTCCGGAGATCTCCCGACCTCCGCCGCCTGCCTCCGCCTCGCTGATCGCCATCGATCGCAGCTCCTCACAGGAGTCCGAGTGGATGGGGCATCCTGGCTGCCACTCCAACTGCATGACCGACTCAAAGGGCGTCCAGGGAGTCACCTCGCGGCTGACGGGCGTGGAGAGCATTCGTCTGTGCTCATACCGTGTCCAACCCTGTGAGCGTCTGCAGACGGCGGCAGAGTTTGCTGAGCAGACCTGCGCTCGCTACCGCTCCAAGGTGCGGGGCTTATCGGGACGCGGGGCCCAGATCTGGCCCAGCATCGATGAACCGGATCGTAGCTGCCGGGTGGGCTGTCAGGACGAGTACATCAAGTATCGCTACTACCTGGTCAATGGCCGGAATGGACAGTTTCCGCTGGGCACGCGCTGTTCTCAGGTGGGCAAGCGATATTGCGTATACGGCAGGTGTCTGGAGTTTGGCGATGATGATCTGCCCCTGGAGAAGACCCACATTAGCTTGGGTCGCTTAAGGTCtcgaaggagaaggagcaTGGCCTTTAATGATATATTAAACATAACGCAGAACCTTGAAGAAACACATTTAG ATATTTTTGATGAAAACAACGAATTCACCCCACCCATACACGTCTCCGCAGACGAACTGAGTAGCAACAGCCAATAG
- the LOC108076192 gene encoding E3 ubiquitin-protein ligase mind-bomb-like isoform X3: MEGNRNEFFNEIIGNIDDIFGQAQPVSFQANPIFKTEQGKYLADSLADPLIKALTEIANKRPRDPVAYLTNYLQHFMGERKPMTEVQVHSGSSKTSTNSTSTLAMAKANSTRNGPGPTNADLIELDARSFVEEEDAEGALAVQHLEERDEHGQSMLHFACARSHRRGALYTLIEESGIDITYRDELYRTARDVSLQANQPNNAAEIDRYILAQAVIGDVEPFEQLALQGYDHILDVEDESGQSIIDVVQSRQNDALSEFLGNLRGLEETREELHQMIRDNNMERVMELTAVANAKWLVKTKNYYGRTALHIAVLKESEEMVQHLVKICPETLKITDNLERTVLHYAMGTNALESVSRILIQNGAKRTAKDLKGRQPSYYFINKADILRLQEEEEESR, translated from the exons ATGGAGGGAAATCGCAATGAATTTTTCAATGAAATCATTGGCAATATCGATGACATATTCG GTCAGGCGCAGCCGGTGAGCTTTCAGGCCAATCCAATCTTCAAGACGGAGCAGGGCAAATACCTGGCTGATT CTCTCGCTGATCCTCTAATCAAGGCTCTCACCGAAATAGCCAACAAGCGGCCCCGCGACCCGGTGGCCTACCTGACCAACTACCTCCAGCACTTCATGGGCGAGCGCAAGCCAATGACCGAGGTCCAGGTCCACTCGGGAAGCAGCAAGACCAGCACGAATTCCACCTCCACCCTGGCTATGGCCAAAGCGAACAGCACCAGAAATGGTCCTGGCCCAACCAATGCCGATCTCATAGAGCTGGACGCTCGCTCCTtcgtggaggaggaggatgccGAGGGCGCCCTGGCAGTGCAGCACTTGGAAGAGCGGGATGAACATGGCCAGAGTATGCTGCACTTTGCCTGCGCCAGATCCCATCGAAGGGGAGCTCTCTACACGCTCATCGAGGAGTCGGGCATAGATATCACCTACCGAGATGAGCTTTATAGAACAGCAAGAGATGTCTCGCTGCAGGCCAATCAGCCCAACAATGCGGCGGAGATCGATCGCTATATCCTAGCTCAGGCTGTTATTG GCGACGTGGAACCCTTTGAGCAACTCGCCTTGCAAGGCTACGATCACATCCTGGATGTGGAAGACGAAAGCGGTCAGTCTATTATTGATGTTGTTCAGTCCCGGCAGAACGATGCCCTCTCCGAGTTCCTAGGTAATCTGCGAGGCTTGGAGGAGACCCGCGAGGAACTGCATCAAATGATCAGAGACAACAATATGGAACGTGTGATGGAACTAACTGCTGTTGCCAATGCCAAGTGGTTGGTCAAGACCAAGAACTACTATG GTCGAACCGCCCTGCACATAGCGGTGCTGAAGGAGTCAGAGGAAATGGTGCAGCATCTCGTAAAGATCTGCCCTGAGACTTTGAAGATCACCGATAAT CTGGAACGTACTGTCCTGCACTATGCCATGGGCACCAATGCTCTGGAGAGCGTCAGCCGGATTCTGATACAAAACGGAGCCAAGCGAACGGCCAAGGATCTGAAGGGAAGGCAGCCAAGCTACTACTTTATCAACAAGGCGGACATACTGCGtctgcaggaggaggaggaggagagccGCTGA